In Vibrio sp. FE10, the following are encoded in one genomic region:
- a CDS encoding CpxP family protein has protein sequence MKMTKKLVLAAAALPLMFGTASAFAYGGGDKGDHKGMHGKCGGFDKKVMRQLDLTDAQKTELKEMREANRAEMKEKHAGNKADKMAKMKAHQEKVQALVLADNFDEAAANDLASQMVEKQTERRVAMLKKQHQMMSVLTAEQKTQLKEIQQERMTKCADKMEKRMNKDK, from the coding sequence ATGAAAATGACTAAGAAACTTGTACTAGCAGCTGCGGCACTTCCACTAATGTTTGGTACAGCAAGCGCGTTCGCATATGGCGGCGGCGATAAAGGCGACCACAAAGGCATGCACGGTAAATGTGGCGGCTTCGATAAGAAAGTGATGCGTCAACTAGACCTAACTGACGCACAAAAAACAGAATTGAAAGAGATGCGCGAAGCGAATCGTGCAGAGATGAAAGAAAAACACGCTGGCAACAAAGCCGACAAAATGGCAAAAATGAAAGCGCACCAAGAGAAAGTTCAAGCATTGGTATTGGCTGACAACTTCGATGAAGCAGCAGCAAATGACCTAGCAAGCCAAATGGTTGAGAAGCAAACTGAGCGTCGCGTAGCAATGCTTAAGAAACAACACCAAATGATGAGCGTACTAACGGCTGAGCAAAAGACTCAACTGAAAGAAATCCAGCAAGAGCGCATGACTAAGTGTGCTGACAAAATGGAAAAACGCATGAACAAAGACAAGTAA
- a CDS encoding response regulator has translation MANILLIDDDTELTGLLKDILSFEGFTVSEANDGYAGLEAINDEIDLILLDVMMPRLNGMETLKKLRENWETPVLMLTAKGEEIDRVIGLELGADDYLPKPFSDRELLARIRAILRRTQTADAPKAASDTIQYQDIEVFPGKQEAYCNGQQIDLTTTEFALLSHLIQNPGQVITKEALSLDVLGKRLAAFDRAIDMHISNLRKKIPERTDGKSRIKTLRGRGYLLVEEG, from the coding sequence ATGGCGAACATTCTTCTTATTGATGACGACACCGAGTTAACCGGCTTACTTAAAGACATTCTGAGCTTTGAGGGGTTTACTGTTTCCGAAGCCAATGACGGCTATGCGGGGCTTGAGGCCATCAATGATGAGATAGATTTGATCCTATTGGATGTGATGATGCCACGCCTTAATGGCATGGAAACCCTTAAGAAGCTGAGAGAAAATTGGGAAACACCGGTATTAATGCTGACCGCTAAAGGTGAAGAGATCGACCGTGTGATTGGCCTTGAACTTGGCGCGGATGATTACTTACCAAAACCGTTTAGTGACCGAGAATTGCTTGCGCGTATCCGAGCGATTCTGCGTCGTACACAAACCGCTGATGCACCTAAAGCAGCCAGTGACACCATTCAATACCAAGACATCGAAGTCTTCCCTGGCAAGCAAGAAGCTTACTGCAATGGCCAACAAATCGACCTCACCACTACCGAGTTCGCACTGCTTAGCCATCTGATTCAGAATCCAGGTCAAGTGATCACCAAAGAAGCATTGAGCTTAGATGTGTTGGGTAAAAGGCTGGCGGCATTTGACCGTGCAATTGACATGCATATCTCTAATCTGCGTAAGAAGATTCCAGAACGTACTGACGGTAAGTCTCGCATCAAAACCTTACGTGGCCGTGGCTATTTACTGGTAGAGGAAGGTTAA
- the cpxA gene encoding envelope stress sensor histidine kinase CpxA: MRIPKITSLYGRIFAIFWFTMLLVLLSVLSLPHLDPRVARDVPADHLNKLERIAKITEKRYAKEPNLGKIVFQLEAPRSRKDSRARIYLTDLEGAVLTSKRHSDYKLKAIRNFVTSIDNPEMPKQKLYGHYMVAGPVPITLAGEELLMYAGVKWNQPPPFLLRLFDKPLQLLLAVMLASTPLLLWLAWALSQPARRLERAAQRVAKGQFEVDPQLEKGTSEFRQAGESFNQMVEAVNQMISGQQRLLSDISHELRSPLTRLRMANALAIRKQGESQELERIDMEAQRLEQMISELLTLSRMQVDSHITREVQPLSSLWEEILKDAQFEAEQMGKQLTFCDIPDRSISGNPKLLMSAFDNITRNAIYYGKDQVDVQFSVLNDQLTIRVNDNGDGVPDDELDSIFRPFYRVSTARDRNSGGTGLGLTITESAIRQHSGTITASRSTLGGLQLEITLPILPV; this comes from the coding sequence ATGCGTATACCTAAAATCACTAGCTTATATGGACGTATCTTTGCCATCTTTTGGTTCACCATGTTACTGGTGCTTTTATCCGTATTATCTCTGCCGCACCTCGATCCTCGAGTGGCGCGAGATGTGCCCGCCGATCATCTTAATAAATTAGAGCGTATCGCTAAAATCACCGAAAAGCGCTACGCCAAAGAACCGAATCTAGGCAAAATTGTCTTCCAACTTGAGGCACCACGTAGCCGCAAGGATTCTCGTGCTCGTATCTATTTAACCGATCTTGAGGGTGCAGTCCTTACTTCGAAAAGACATTCAGACTATAAACTTAAGGCGATTCGTAACTTTGTTACCTCGATTGATAACCCTGAGATGCCGAAGCAAAAGCTCTACGGGCACTACATGGTCGCAGGGCCCGTGCCGATTACACTCGCTGGTGAAGAACTGTTGATGTATGCCGGAGTGAAGTGGAACCAACCACCGCCATTTTTGCTGCGACTGTTTGATAAACCTTTACAGCTATTACTTGCCGTCATGTTAGCGAGTACCCCGCTCTTGCTTTGGTTAGCTTGGGCATTGAGTCAACCGGCTCGCAGGCTTGAACGCGCAGCGCAGCGTGTAGCAAAAGGGCAGTTTGAGGTCGATCCTCAGCTCGAGAAAGGCACATCAGAATTCAGACAAGCGGGTGAAAGCTTTAACCAAATGGTCGAAGCGGTAAACCAGATGATCTCAGGGCAACAACGCCTACTCTCTGATATTTCACACGAACTGCGCTCACCACTGACTCGTCTGCGCATGGCCAATGCTCTTGCGATTCGTAAACAAGGTGAAAGCCAAGAGTTAGAACGTATCGACATGGAAGCACAGCGATTAGAGCAGATGATCAGTGAACTGCTGACACTCTCTCGCATGCAGGTCGACAGTCACATAACTCGTGAAGTTCAACCACTCTCAAGTCTATGGGAAGAGATACTAAAAGACGCACAGTTTGAAGCCGAGCAGATGGGCAAACAGCTAACGTTCTGCGATATCCCAGATCGTTCTATTTCTGGTAATCCAAAACTCTTAATGAGTGCATTCGACAATATTACGCGTAATGCTATCTATTACGGCAAAGACCAAGTCGATGTGCAATTCAGCGTTTTAAACGATCAACTGACTATTCGCGTGAATGACAATGGCGATGGTGTGCCTGATGACGAACTCGATTCGATCTTCAGACCCTTCTATCGTGTTTCGACTGCGCGAGATCGTAACTCAGGCGGCACTGGACTTGGGTTGACCATTACAGAGAGTGCGATTCGTCAACACAGCGGAACCATCACAGCCAGCCGCAGCACATTAGGCGGATTACAACTGGAAATTACCTTACCTATCCTACCGGTGTAA
- a CDS encoding superoxide dismutase, producing MSHTFPALPYAYDALEPYIDAKTMEVHYSKHHRTYYDKFVAAVSGSELEQQSLTEIFANISQHSPAVRNNGGGYYNHILYWNCMSQDGGGEPTGELGEAIKNTFGDFKAFQELFAQAAINTFGSGFAWLVVEEEQLKIISTSNQDNPWMDTVASNGEPILALDVWEHAYYISYQNRRPDYINAWWNVVNWEAVSENYAQALAK from the coding sequence ATGTCACACACTTTCCCTGCTCTACCCTACGCTTACGATGCTCTAGAGCCTTACATTGATGCGAAAACGATGGAAGTGCATTACAGCAAGCACCATAGAACCTACTACGATAAGTTTGTTGCAGCTGTCTCTGGCAGTGAACTTGAACAGCAATCTCTAACTGAGATCTTCGCAAACATCTCCCAGCACAGTCCTGCGGTTCGTAATAATGGTGGCGGTTACTACAACCACATTCTGTATTGGAATTGCATGTCTCAAGATGGCGGTGGTGAACCGACAGGCGAACTTGGCGAGGCTATCAAAAATACATTTGGGGATTTCAAAGCGTTCCAAGAGCTGTTCGCGCAAGCGGCGATCAATACCTTTGGTTCCGGCTTTGCTTGGCTAGTGGTAGAAGAAGAACAACTGAAAATCATCTCGACTTCAAACCAAGACAATCCGTGGATGGATACGGTTGCCAGTAATGGTGAGCCGATTCTTGCACTCGACGTTTGGGAGCACGCCTACTACATCAGCTACCAAAACCGTCGCCCTGATTACATCAATGCATGGTGGAATGTGGTGAATTGGGAAGCAGTTTCTGAGAACTACGCGCAAGCTCTCGCTAAATAA
- a CDS encoding tyrosine-type recombinase/integrase produces the protein MKRILSRDVEFEDRKIETLHSFYDDNLDPILLPNLWLLHLSLNQAVYGWRKTGTKRRSQRTPKNVEIAFTQNDISENTAHNYVGHVFKLLNHINDKPQINVHYTEQLTSRFINDYLNNVLPERLDSIASVKAHQAGIAAYCNFLCALGIWPLEQNRPTTIYRKTRQYMADKDTRPRKINYITSDEYSDLLRTCTSKRDKLILAMGYEVGLRASENIGLELNDNGKHKGLRPLFEELESTPSKMQFEYILRAKYTKGSKTGAIYFDRELLQQMKDYHDGERAAVVEKSGVDAPTLFIRYDHDGRGQSISVEHASNMFKNIKEKLSYLNQSLSYHDLRHSFATILYHEELLDSNGQETRSESAALETVRKRLRHAEGSKTVHRYIRLRTVMLSRETGAAA, from the coding sequence ATGAAAAGAATACTGAGTCGCGACGTTGAGTTTGAAGATCGCAAGATAGAAACTCTCCATTCATTCTATGATGATAATTTAGATCCAATATTGTTGCCTAATCTATGGCTATTGCATCTGTCCCTTAATCAAGCGGTATACGGGTGGCGTAAAACAGGTACCAAGAGAAGATCTCAACGGACGCCAAAGAACGTAGAAATAGCGTTTACGCAAAATGATATTTCAGAGAATACTGCCCACAACTACGTCGGACACGTATTCAAGCTACTAAACCACATTAACGATAAGCCACAGATTAACGTTCACTATACAGAGCAACTGACCTCCCGTTTCATCAACGACTATCTCAACAATGTTTTACCTGAGCGCTTAGACTCTATCGCCTCTGTCAAAGCGCACCAAGCGGGTATTGCTGCGTATTGTAACTTTCTTTGCGCGCTTGGCATTTGGCCGCTAGAGCAAAACCGTCCTACTACGATTTACCGCAAAACAAGACAATACATGGCGGACAAAGATACCAGGCCGCGGAAAATCAATTATATTACGAGTGATGAATACAGTGATCTCTTGCGCACATGCACCTCGAAGCGCGATAAACTCATCCTTGCAATGGGCTACGAAGTTGGCCTGAGAGCCTCTGAAAATATTGGCTTAGAGCTCAATGACAACGGAAAGCACAAAGGCTTACGCCCACTGTTCGAAGAGCTCGAATCGACGCCAAGCAAAATGCAGTTTGAATACATTCTTCGCGCAAAATACACCAAGGGGAGCAAAACGGGCGCTATCTATTTTGATCGTGAGTTACTTCAGCAAATGAAGGATTACCATGATGGCGAGCGCGCTGCTGTGGTGGAAAAGTCCGGCGTTGATGCACCAACGCTGTTCATTCGATACGATCACGATGGCAGGGGGCAAAGTATTAGCGTTGAACATGCCTCAAATATGTTCAAAAACATCAAGGAGAAATTGTCTTACCTCAATCAATCACTGAGTTACCACGACCTTCGCCACTCCTTTGCCACCATTCTATACCATGAAGAACTTCTCGATTCTAACGGTCAAGAGACTCGCTCTGAGAGCGCAGCGCTTGAGACAGTGCGTAAGCGACTTCGTCATGCCGAAGGCAGTAAAACCGTTCATCGCTATATTCGCCTGCGCACAGTTATGTTATCACGCGAAACCGGAGCGGCAGCATGA
- a CDS encoding restriction endonuclease: protein MTNSFMHQLVDWKGFELFVRDLYSSFDDLVVEHDVTELGKSGATRQIDVKVTQRSAFHEIVTLIECKYWKKPIERTTIDIVAASLDDLNASKAVVFTTVGYQQGAEAYAKSKNIDIFVVRDLLEEEWGKPGRNIEMYLNIVSGEFGTLGFPEANALLIVEEQPEEMDLSLELNKDNVGDPKFQLFSVKNGEAGPNFIEILSRLHQYLNMSANDVLGKNNEYLDKYVTFEMSVVLDLRAYEFRQVRNQYAAVNLSKMVFSFSSQINRSLLEIDRAKNLDYALVVQDYLTSQSHIVTKDKNGLVRLVPQTNSNPQGNEHLVNGSTYQIYCQPWVGVDDSKTNVKAKLNVPLNLQLVQDEESKFNFIQTTN, encoded by the coding sequence ATGACAAACAGTTTTATGCATCAGCTCGTAGACTGGAAAGGCTTCGAGCTGTTTGTTCGTGATTTATATAGCTCATTTGATGATTTAGTCGTAGAGCATGATGTTACAGAGCTAGGCAAGTCTGGTGCCACAAGGCAAATAGATGTAAAGGTAACTCAGCGTTCTGCGTTTCATGAGATTGTTACTCTCATTGAGTGTAAATACTGGAAGAAACCGATTGAGAGAACAACTATTGATATAGTTGCAGCATCATTGGATGATCTAAATGCTTCCAAAGCGGTTGTATTTACAACCGTGGGCTATCAGCAAGGTGCTGAAGCGTATGCTAAGTCGAAAAATATCGATATCTTTGTCGTGCGTGATTTACTTGAAGAGGAGTGGGGGAAGCCTGGGCGCAACATTGAAATGTACCTAAATATTGTTTCGGGAGAATTTGGTACATTAGGTTTCCCAGAGGCTAATGCTCTACTTATAGTAGAGGAGCAGCCTGAAGAAATGGATCTATCTCTTGAACTAAACAAAGATAATGTTGGTGATCCTAAGTTCCAACTTTTTTCGGTTAAAAATGGTGAAGCAGGACCTAACTTTATAGAAATTTTGTCAAGGTTACATCAGTACCTGAATATGAGTGCAAACGATGTTTTAGGGAAAAATAATGAATACCTTGATAAGTATGTGACGTTTGAAATGAGTGTTGTTCTAGACCTTCGTGCGTATGAGTTTAGACAGGTGAGAAATCAGTATGCTGCCGTTAACTTGAGTAAAATGGTATTTTCATTTTCATCTCAAATTAACAGAAGTTTATTAGAAATCGATCGAGCTAAAAACCTAGATTATGCGTTGGTTGTGCAGGATTACCTAACTTCGCAAAGTCATATAGTTACAAAAGATAAAAATGGCTTGGTTCGTTTGGTGCCTCAAACAAACTCAAACCCACAAGGCAATGAACATCTAGTAAATGGCTCTACATATCAAATCTACTGTCAGCCTTGGGTAGGTGTTGATGATAGTAAGACTAATGTAAAAGCTAAGCTAAACGTTCCCTTGAACTTACAACTGGTACAAGACGAAGAATCAAAATTTAATTTCATCCAAACGACAAATTAA
- a CDS encoding putative quinol monooxygenase: MLSVVAFITPKSEFYAECKQKAEGILTATREEAGCLRFELYENQAKDQLILVENWVDQAALEEHYAQPYITPIFEFYKTALAQEPEIHKMTNVEG, translated from the coding sequence ATGCTTAGTGTTGTGGCTTTTATTACCCCAAAAAGTGAATTTTATGCAGAGTGCAAACAAAAAGCTGAAGGCATTTTAACTGCTACTCGAGAAGAAGCTGGTTGCTTGCGTTTTGAGCTATATGAAAACCAAGCGAAAGATCAGCTGATCTTGGTTGAAAACTGGGTGGACCAAGCTGCCCTAGAAGAACACTATGCCCAGCCATATATCACACCGATATTTGAGTTTTATAAAACTGCATTAGCTCAAGAGCCAGAAATACACAAAATGACCAATGTAGAGGGTTAA
- a CDS encoding DUF2798 domain-containing protein, with the protein MTKLFFTALFSCAMSSMVSAWVTYINLGLPEDFINRWGFAFINAWPASFAAAYLLNKPIMVLTQKLMRQFTPQKEKNNA; encoded by the coding sequence ATGACAAAACTTTTTTTCACTGCTCTGTTCTCATGCGCGATGTCAAGTATGGTGTCCGCGTGGGTCACTTACATCAATCTCGGTTTACCAGAAGATTTCATCAACCGATGGGGCTTTGCCTTTATTAATGCTTGGCCTGCTTCGTTTGCAGCGGCCTACTTGTTGAATAAACCAATCATGGTATTGACCCAAAAATTGATGCGTCAATTTACACCCCAAAAGGAGAAAAACAATGCTTAG
- a CDS encoding LysR family transcriptional regulator, with product MLDDFLLFVEVARRGSYSKAARDLTTTAPTLSKRILLLEERLGESLFIRSSRGVKLTSFGKGLFEQLGETTLNLHQAVTESSKSEAVSFVLHCPQNLIIGQLYPALEAFLLEKSHVDVVIEPANTNVLLSQTSFDLAIRSGEQRDSSFYQKKLASIAVCLVSRRDCKSRDRLIMPYSKTQISGQDLLSIERQYSKVSRVNDITLVRKLVASGMGVGLLPMTEIADLYSEMSGHVQYDSEILFTRPMYALWANKPKPSSLSQDLITCIESCVQNTPALQGRMVDLT from the coding sequence ATGCTGGATGATTTTTTATTATTTGTTGAAGTAGCCCGTCGAGGCAGTTATTCAAAAGCGGCACGAGACTTAACAACTACCGCGCCTACCTTGTCCAAACGCATCTTATTGTTAGAAGAGAGATTAGGTGAGTCACTATTTATTCGCTCCTCTAGGGGAGTCAAACTCACTAGCTTTGGCAAAGGGTTATTTGAGCAGCTTGGCGAGACCACCCTAAATCTTCATCAGGCCGTGACTGAAAGCTCGAAAAGTGAAGCGGTTTCCTTCGTCTTACATTGCCCGCAAAACTTAATCATTGGCCAACTATACCCAGCGCTTGAAGCCTTTCTGCTAGAAAAAAGTCATGTGGATGTCGTTATTGAGCCTGCCAACACAAATGTGCTGCTTAGCCAAACTTCTTTTGATTTAGCCATACGTAGTGGAGAGCAAAGAGACTCGTCTTTTTATCAGAAAAAGTTAGCCAGCATTGCCGTCTGCCTTGTCTCAAGACGAGACTGCAAAAGCCGAGATCGACTCATTATGCCGTACTCTAAGACGCAAATTTCAGGGCAAGACTTGCTAAGTATCGAGCGGCAATACTCTAAGGTTTCTCGGGTTAACGACATTACCTTGGTACGCAAACTGGTCGCGTCAGGCATGGGTGTAGGCCTATTGCCTATGACAGAGATCGCCGATTTGTATAGTGAGATGTCCGGGCACGTTCAATACGACTCTGAGATACTTTTTACTCGGCCTATGTATGCCTTGTGGGCGAATAAACCCAAGCCTTCGTCACTGTCCCAAGATCTGATCACATGTATCGAGAGTTGTGTTCAAAACACTCCTGCTTTACAAGGGCGCATGGTTGATTTGACGTGA
- a CDS encoding tRNA (cytidine(34)-2'-O)-methyltransferase → MFHIALFTPKIAANAGNIIRLASNNGCHLHLIEPLGFDLEEKKLRRAALDYRDLARVTVHPDYDSFISAMGERRIFALTTKGSRPHDEPRYQEGDVLLFGAETSGLPDDVRNAIPEEQRIRIPMLPDARSMNLSNSVAVVTYEAWRQLGFPGGS, encoded by the coding sequence ATGTTCCATATCGCACTGTTCACACCCAAGATTGCGGCAAACGCCGGCAACATCATTAGATTGGCATCTAACAATGGTTGTCATTTACACCTCATAGAGCCGCTGGGTTTTGATTTAGAGGAGAAAAAGTTGCGACGTGCGGCATTAGACTATCGAGATCTTGCAAGAGTAACTGTTCACCCAGACTACGATTCATTTATTTCTGCGATGGGGGAGCGTAGGATTTTTGCTTTAACGACCAAGGGGTCACGACCTCATGATGAGCCGCGTTATCAAGAAGGTGATGTTCTTTTATTTGGTGCTGAGACCTCAGGCCTTCCAGATGATGTACGTAATGCTATTCCAGAAGAGCAGCGCATACGTATCCCGATGCTACCCGATGCAAGGAGTATGAACCTCTCTAATTCTGTTGCAGTTGTTACCTATGAAGCTTGGCGCCAACTAGGTTTTCCTGGCGGTAGTTGA
- a CDS encoding tRNA (cytidine(34)-2'-O)-methyltransferase, which produces MLIIKDIIRLCANCGANLHLIEPLGFDFEEKKVRRAGLDYHDLARVKRHKNLEAFLEYLENEREGDFRIFACTTKTTGHHVDAKFQQGDVLMFGPETRGLPAEFIESMPMEQRIRIPMMPDARSLNLSNAVAIIAFEAWRQMGFEGAV; this is translated from the coding sequence GTGCTTATAATAAAAGACATCATCCGCCTATGTGCTAACTGCGGCGCAAACCTGCACCTGATTGAGCCACTTGGCTTTGATTTTGAAGAGAAGAAAGTTCGTCGTGCTGGCTTGGATTACCACGACCTAGCGCGAGTAAAGCGTCACAAGAACCTAGAAGCCTTCCTTGAGTATCTAGAAAATGAACGTGAAGGTGATTTCCGTATCTTCGCTTGCACCACTAAAACTACGGGTCACCACGTTGATGCAAAATTCCAACAAGGTGATGTGTTGATGTTTGGCCCTGAAACACGCGGCCTACCTGCTGAGTTCATCGAAAGCATGCCAATGGAGCAACGCATTCGTATTCCAATGATGCCAGACGCACGTAGCCTAAACTTATCTAACGCGGTTGCTATTATCGCATTCGAAGCGTGGAGACAAATGGGCTTTGAAGGCGCGGTATAA
- a CDS encoding FxsA family protein, which produces MFPILLLLFIFVPIIEIGLFIQVGGFLGLWPTIALVLITAFVGASLVRSQGIQTLMSVQGRLQQGEMPAQQILEGVMLAVAGVLLLTPGFMTDALGMLVLLPAPRAMIAKKMMEKMVVSNMSGGFHAGGQAGFGQSPFGQDPFNRDPADQSKDGNTFEGEFEKKDDDNDRNRLN; this is translated from the coding sequence GTGTTTCCTATCTTATTATTACTATTTATCTTCGTACCTATCATTGAGATTGGTCTATTTATTCAAGTTGGTGGCTTCTTAGGATTGTGGCCAACTATTGCGTTAGTTTTGATTACTGCATTTGTTGGTGCATCTCTTGTTCGTAGCCAAGGTATTCAGACACTTATGTCTGTCCAAGGGCGACTACAACAAGGTGAAATGCCAGCACAACAGATTCTTGAAGGCGTGATGCTTGCGGTTGCAGGTGTATTGCTGCTGACTCCGGGCTTTATGACGGACGCACTCGGTATGTTGGTATTGCTACCAGCACCAAGAGCGATGATTGCTAAGAAAATGATGGAAAAAATGGTGGTTAGCAATATGTCTGGCGGCTTCCATGCTGGTGGACAAGCTGGTTTTGGCCAGAGTCCATTTGGACAAGACCCATTCAATCGCGATCCAGCTGACCAATCAAAAGACGGCAACACCTTTGAAGGTGAGTTTGAGAAGAAAGACGATGACAATGATCGTAATCGCTTAAACTAA
- the aspA gene encoding aspartate ammonia-lyase, protein MANLSEAQVEAPQATRLEEDLLGQRHVPADAYYGIHTLRAVENFNISNVTISDVPEFVRGMVMTKKAAALANKELGVIPSEVAKYIIEACDLILDTGKCMDQFPSDVFQGGAGTSVNMNANEVVANVALELMGKEKGQYEFINPNDHVNRSQSTNCAYPTGFRISVYNSVRKLIDAIEYLKGAFELKSQEFNTILKMGRTQLQDAVPMTVGQEFHAWAVTINEEIKNLEYTSKLLLEVNLGATAIGTGLNAAPGYQGLAVKHLAEVTGLECVAAEDLIEATSDCGAYVMTHGALKRLAVKLSKICNDLRLLSSGPRTGFNELNLPELQAGSSIMPAKVNPVVPEVVNQVCFKVLGNDNTVSFAAEGGQLQLNVMEPVIAQSMFESLDILTNACVNLRDKCVDGITVNKEVCESHVFNSIGIVTYLNPYIGHHEGDIVGKICAETGKSVRDVVLERGLLSEEELDDIFSVENLMHPQYKAKRYE, encoded by the coding sequence ATGGCTAATCTATCAGAAGCTCAAGTTGAAGCTCCTCAAGCTACTCGTCTCGAAGAAGATCTACTAGGTCAACGTCATGTTCCGGCTGATGCTTACTACGGCATCCACACTCTACGCGCAGTTGAAAACTTCAACATCTCAAATGTAACGATCTCAGATGTACCTGAATTCGTTCGCGGCATGGTGATGACAAAGAAAGCAGCGGCTTTAGCAAACAAAGAGTTAGGTGTAATCCCAAGCGAAGTGGCTAAGTACATCATTGAAGCTTGTGACCTCATTCTAGACACTGGCAAGTGCATGGATCAGTTCCCATCGGATGTATTCCAAGGTGGTGCTGGTACTTCTGTAAACATGAATGCTAACGAAGTAGTGGCAAACGTGGCGCTTGAACTTATGGGCAAAGAAAAAGGCCAATATGAGTTCATCAACCCAAATGACCATGTAAACCGCAGCCAATCAACAAACTGTGCTTACCCAACTGGTTTCCGTATCTCTGTGTACAACAGCGTTCGTAAACTGATTGATGCTATCGAGTACCTAAAAGGTGCATTCGAGCTTAAGAGCCAAGAATTCAACACAATCCTGAAGATGGGTCGTACTCAACTTCAAGATGCAGTACCTATGACGGTTGGCCAAGAGTTCCACGCTTGGGCTGTAACCATCAATGAAGAAATCAAAAACCTAGAATACACTTCAAAGCTTCTGCTTGAAGTAAACCTAGGCGCAACGGCTATCGGTACCGGTCTGAACGCAGCACCGGGCTACCAAGGCCTAGCAGTGAAACACCTAGCTGAAGTAACTGGCCTAGAGTGTGTAGCCGCTGAAGATCTTATCGAAGCAACGTCTGACTGTGGCGCATACGTAATGACGCACGGTGCACTTAAACGTCTAGCGGTTAAACTGTCTAAGATCTGTAACGACTTACGTCTTCTTTCTTCAGGTCCACGTACTGGCTTCAACGAGCTAAACCTACCTGAACTGCAAGCGGGTTCTTCAATCATGCCTGCTAAAGTAAACCCTGTTGTACCAGAAGTAGTAAACCAAGTTTGCTTTAAAGTTCTAGGTAACGACAACACGGTTTCTTTCGCAGCAGAAGGCGGTCAGCTTCAATTGAACGTAATGGAACCTGTTATCGCACAAAGCATGTTTGAGTCTTTAGACATCCTAACAAACGCATGTGTGAACCTACGCGACAAGTGTGTAGACGGCATTACTGTGAACAAAGAAGTGTGTGAATCTCACGTATTTAACTCTATCGGTATCGTAACTTACCTAAACCCATACATTGGCCACCACGAAGGTGACATCGTTGGTAAGATTTGTGCAGAAACAGGTAAGAGTGTTCGTGATGTGGTTCTAGAGCGCGGTTTATTGAGCGAAGAAGAACTTGATGACATTTTCTCTGTTGAAAATCTGATGCATCCTCAGTATAAAGCTAAGCGCTACGAGTAA